The window TGGTCGATGCGCTGGGCCTCGCCGATGACGATGCGGCACTTGCCGAGTACGCGGCGCAGCGGGACCACGACGTGGCGGGGTGAGATGGCGCCCGCGGCCGCTTCGGGGAGGAAGGGCTGGTAGGTCATGTAGGGCTCTGCGGAGACCACTGTGATCTCGGCTTCGCCGGCTCTCAGCTTTCTCTGGAGGCGGAGCGCCGTATACATGCCGACGTAGCCGCCGCCGACGATCAGGATGCGCGTACGGGGCGGGGTACCGGGGTTCGTGCCCCGGGAGTTAGCAGCCTTCACCATCCCATGACGCATCGTGGCCGGGAGTTTGTCCACAGGCCCGACAGATTGTGTGACCGGAGGTGGTGGTGGGGCGGGGTGGAAGAGGACCTCTGGTTGTGGCAGGAGTGCGCAGGTCAGACCGCCCGGAATGGCAGATTCCGGAGGCACGGATCGGAAAAGTGGGGGTGAATGCTCCGATCGGGGGGTGCTCCGTCCGGGGCTGCCTCTTCTGAATTGACTCTGGCTCAACTATGTTCGTATCTCGTCGAGGAGTAGGACCGGGCCCGAGACCGTGGCCCCCTCGGCGTGAAGGCGGGGAGTGTCTCCGGGGGGAGACAAATGATTACCGGGGGATACATATGAACATTTCCGATTTCCATGGTTCCGCGACCACGCTCTCGGTCGAGAGCAGCGGACGCGGCATCGCGGGCGGCACCACGCACGGCGTGGGCCGCTCCACGCCGCTGCGCGTCGACGCCCAGCGCAACCTCGAGCACGTCCTGCGCGCTGCCCGGGAGGTATTCGGCGAGCTGGGCTACGGCGCTCCGATGGAGGACGTGGCACGTCGCGCCCGGGTCGGTGTCGGCACCGTGTACCGGCGTTTCCCGAGCAAGGACGTCCTCGTGCGGCGCATAGCCGAGGAGGAGACCGCTCGGCTGACCGAGCAGGCCAAGGCCGCTCTGGGACAGGAGGAGGAGCCGTGGCAGGCGCTGTCGCGCTTCCTGCGCACCTCCGTGGCGTCCGGCGCCGGGCGGCTGCTGCCGCCGCAGGTGCTGCGGGTGGGCTCGACCGTCGAGGACGAGGCCCAGGAGGCGGAGGCCGCACGGGTTCCGCACCAGCGGCAGGCCATGGCCGGCGCCGGGACCCTCGACCTGCGGGTCGTGGGCACGCGCGCGCCGATCGAGGACGAGCCCTCGGAGGACTCGGGTGCGGGTGCGCTGCTCGAGGTCGTCGGCCGGCTCGTGCACCGGGCGCGGGAGGCCGGTGAGCTGCGCACCGATGTCACGGTGGCCGATGTGCTGCTCGTGATAGCGACGGCGGCGCCCGCGCTGCCCGACCCGGCGCACCAGGCGGCGGCTTCGACCCGGCTGCTCGACATCCTGCTCGAGGGGCTGCGGTCCCGGACGGTGTGACGGTGTGACCACGGCGGCCGGACCGCGCTTCGGCGAGTGCCCAGTTGGGCGATTCGCCGAAATGTGCCCGGATGAGTGGATGGTGCGCAGAGGGGTTCGATGCCCGTCCCCCGTGTGACACGCTGGATCGGTGTACCGGTTGAGTGTGTCGTGCGGAAGTCTCCGCGATGAGCGTTGACGGTCGGGAAGAGCCACTCGGTGGCGGCGGCAGCGAGGTCGAGGCGGGCAGTCTGCCCGCCCGGCAGGTGCCGGCCCAGCGCGGCCCGGGAGGGCGGCACGCACGCTCCTCGGACTCCGCCGGACCCGGCAGGCTCGGTGGCCTCGGCGGTCTGCGTGGCCTCGGTGGCGAACTGCCTCCGTCCGACGGAGACTTGATCACCCGGATGCGAGGGGGTGACGACGGTGCGTACGAAGAGCTGTTCCGTCGTCACGCCGACTCCGTGCGCCGCTACGCGCGGACCTGCTGCCGGGACGGGCACACCGCCGACGATCTGACCGCCGAGGTGTTCGCGCGGACCCTGCAGGCGGTACGGGGCGGGGCCGGACCGGACCAGTCGGTGCGGGCCTACCTGCTGACCACCGTGCGCAGGGTCGCCGCGGCATGGGCGAAGACCGCAAGGCGGGAGCATCTCGTCGAGGACTTCGCCCTCTTCGCCGAGCAGGCCTCCGCGGGTACGGAGAGCGGGGCGGTCCTGTCCGGACTGTCCGGGGGCGACACGCTCGAACTGGGCGCGGACGTCCGGGCGATGCACGAGGCCGAGCAGTCGCTGGCCATGCAGGCCTTCCGCAGCCTGCCCGAGCGGTGGCAGGCCGTGCTCTGGCACACCACCGTGGAGGAGGCGTCGCCGAGTGCGATCGCGCCGCTTTTCGGGCTGAGCGCCAACGCGACCGCCGTGCTGGCCAGTCGGGCCCGGGAAGGGCTCAAGCAGGCGTATCTGCAGGCCCATGTGAGTTCGGCGCTGAGCGAGGGCGGCGACTGCGCGCGATACGCGGACCGGCTGGGCGCCTATGCCCGGGGCGGGCTGCGGATGCGGGCGGAGCGGGGACTGCGGGGGCACCTGGAGGAGTGCGTGAAGTGCCGGCTGGCCGCCGGGGAACTCCAGGATGTCAACGCGGGCATTCCCGCGCTGCTTCCGGTCGCGGTCATCGGGTGGTTCGCCGCCGGGTACGCGGGCAAGGTCGCCGGGGTGCTGGCAGGTGGGGCCGTCGCCGCGGGCGGGGCCGGAGCCGCGGCCGCCGCCGGTGGCGGGTCGACCGCGGGAGCCGGGACGGCCGGGGCCGCCGGTGGTGGGGCCGCCGGGGCGGGCAACGGGGCAGGGGGCGCCCTGGCTGCCGAGGGGCTCGGGCTGCCGGCCAAGGCCGCCATCGCCGCCGGGATCGCGGTGGCTGCGGCCGCCGGGGTCGTGTTCGCGCTGGCCGGGGACGACGCCGCGCCGCAGGCCCGGGCCAAGCCCGCGCCCACGGTGGCCGCGCCCGCGGTACCGGATGCGCCCGCCGCGCCGTCGGCCGAGCCGGAACCGCCCGCGCGGGAGGCACCGGTGGCGCGGGGGTCCGTACCTCCGCGGCCTGCTCCGACGCCCTCGGCCCGGGCCTCAGCCGCGCCCTCTCTCCCGCCCTCCCCGTCGCCCTCCCCCAGCCGGGAGAAGCCCTCGCCCACGCCGTCCCCGGACAGACCCTCGCCGAAGCCGACACCGCCGCCGCCCCCGCAGCCCGCGCAGGGCTTCCCGCTGGCTGCTCTGCCCCACTCGGCCTACGGGGACCACCGCGGCCCCGAGCTGGAGACCTGGCGCAGCGGCTGGGTGTGGCAGCGCCGGGGGCTGGAGGTGGGCGGCCGGCGGTTCGTGCACGGGATCACCGTGAACTCGCGTTCCTCGGTGGAGATCGCCCTCAACCGGCAGTGCACGAGCTTCTCGGCGCAGGCCGGGGTGGACGGGCTGTCGCTGTTCACCGACACCCCGGTGCGGTTCTCCGTGTACGCCGACGGGCAGCGGCTCTGGCAGTCGGCCGCACTCGGCCACGAGGACCCGCCGGCGGCCGTGCAGGTCCCTCTCGCCGGACGCAAGACGCTGCGGCTGGTGGTCGAGAGGGCCGGGCCGGGCAGCCTGCCGACGCTGGCGAGCTGGGCCGACGCAGTGATCAGCTGCCGGTGAGGACCGTGGTCAGCGTCGCGGCGAACGCGGCCGGGGTGAGGGCCGCGCCGGCCCGCTCCTCCCGGCCGTAGCGGTCCTGGCCGAGCACGGCGCGGGTCCGCTCCGGGAGGCCCTCCACCGCGGCGTTCTCCGGAACCGAGCGGGGATGTCCCGCGCGCCAGACGGTGGCCGCCGCGAGGGCCCGTACGGCCTCGGCGGGCCGGTCGGCGTCGGCCAGCAGCAGGGCCGCCGCCTCGGCCATGCCGGCCAGGATGCGCTCGGCGCACCGGGCGTCGACGGCGGCGGCGAGGGCGGGCCCGATCCGGGCCAGACCGGCGGCCGGACCCCGCTCGCGGCCGGTGAGGACGGCGTCGACGGTGTCCAGCCCGGCCGTGAGCTGAGCGGGCACGGTGAACCGTTCGGCCTCGGCGCGGGCCCGCTCGCACTCCTCGCGCGCCCGGGCCGCGTCGCCCTGCTGGAGGGCGAGGAGGGCGGAGAGGAGCCGGGCGAAGGTGCTGACGTCGTACACCCCGCCGTACCGGTCGGTCTCCTGACGGGCCTCCTCCAGCAGCTCGGCGGCGCCCTCGGTGTCCCCCGCGCGGTAGGCGGTATCGGCGATCCGGGCGAGGGCGAAGGGTGCCTCGACGCGGGCCCCGACCTCGCGGGCGAGGCGCAGGCACTCCTCGAACTCGGCGCGGGCGTCGGCGTACCGGCCGCGCGAGAGGGCGACCTCCCCGGCGGCGCTCGCCACCTGGGCGCAGGTCCAGCGGTCTCCGACGCGCCGGGCGATGTCGTGCAGCTCGGCGAGGTCGGCGTCGACGGCGGCCAGGCCTCCGGTGACGTCGATGGTGACGTGGGTACGGAGCATCAGGACCATGCCCAGCTCCCACTCACCGGCGTGGACGCGGCAGTTGGCGACGGACCGGTCGAGGTCGGCGTGGAATTCGTGGGGGGTGCCGGAAAGGAAGGTCGTCGCGGGCCAGAGCATCCCGGGGAAGAGAGTGGTCTCGGGGGAACCGTGCCGGAAGGTCTCCTTGATGCGGACGGCGAGGTCCCGGTATCCGGGGGTGCGGAACTTCTCGGCGGAGTTGCTCTCCGCGAGCAGGAACATGTCGAGGACCTGCAGGCGCATGTGGCGCCAGTACGCCGGGGAGCCCTCGGGCGGGATCCGGGAGGTGAGGGCGAGGACCCGGGTGGTCCACTCGGCGCCCTCGGCGCGGTAGTTGCGCAGCCACCAGAACCAGCCGAGGGCGAAGACGAGGCGCTCGGCGACCTCGGTGTCGCCGTGGCTGTCACCGTCGCTGTCGGGGTCCTGGACGGTGGTGGTGTGGAGGGCGGCCCGGAGGTTGTCGAGCTCGGTCTCGACGCGCCGGATCCAGGGGAGCTGGGCGGCGGAGCGGATCAGGGGTTCGGCCTCTTCGGCGAAGGCGAGGTAGTGGGCGGTGTGACGGCGGGCGGTGGCGCGGGCGTCGGCGGGGTGGGCGGCGGCGCGCTCGGCGGCGTACTCGTGGATGGTTTCGAGCATGCGGTAGCGCCTGCCGTGGCCCTCGTCCGGTTCGGCGAGGACGAGGGACTTGTCGACGAGGGAGCCGAGGACGTCGGCGGTGTCGTACGGGGTCCCGTCGTACGGGGTCTTGTCGCGCGGGTCGGCGCAGACGGCCTCGGCGGCGTCCAGGTCGCAGCCGCCGGCGAACACGGACAGGCGGCGCAGGACGGTGCGCTCGGGCTCGTCGAGGAGGTCCCAGGACCAGTCGACGACCGCGCGCAGGGTCTGCTGGCGGGGCAGGACCGTACGGGCGCCGCTGGTCAGGAGCCGGAAGCGGTCGTCGAGGCGGGCGGCGATCTGGCGCGGGGTGAGCAGCCGCAGCCGGGCGGCCGCCAGCTCGATCGCGAGCGGCAGACCGTCGAGGCGGGCGCAGATCTCGGTCACGGCGGCGGGGTCTTCGGCGGGGCTGAAGCCGGGGCGGGCCGAGGCACCGCGG is drawn from Streptomyces sp. NBC_01232 and contains these coding sequences:
- a CDS encoding TetR/AcrR family transcriptional regulator translates to MNISDFHGSATTLSVESSGRGIAGGTTHGVGRSTPLRVDAQRNLEHVLRAAREVFGELGYGAPMEDVARRARVGVGTVYRRFPSKDVLVRRIAEEETARLTEQAKAALGQEEEPWQALSRFLRTSVASGAGRLLPPQVLRVGSTVEDEAQEAEAARVPHQRQAMAGAGTLDLRVVGTRAPIEDEPSEDSGAGALLEVVGRLVHRAREAGELRTDVTVADVLLVIATAAPALPDPAHQAAASTRLLDILLEGLRSRTV
- a CDS encoding sigma-70 family RNA polymerase sigma factor, encoding MSVDGREEPLGGGGSEVEAGSLPARQVPAQRGPGGRHARSSDSAGPGRLGGLGGLRGLGGELPPSDGDLITRMRGGDDGAYEELFRRHADSVRRYARTCCRDGHTADDLTAEVFARTLQAVRGGAGPDQSVRAYLLTTVRRVAAAWAKTARREHLVEDFALFAEQASAGTESGAVLSGLSGGDTLELGADVRAMHEAEQSLAMQAFRSLPERWQAVLWHTTVEEASPSAIAPLFGLSANATAVLASRAREGLKQAYLQAHVSSALSEGGDCARYADRLGAYARGGLRMRAERGLRGHLEECVKCRLAAGELQDVNAGIPALLPVAVIGWFAAGYAGKVAGVLAGGAVAAGGAGAAAAAGGGSTAGAGTAGAAGGGAAGAGNGAGGALAAEGLGLPAKAAIAAGIAVAAAAGVVFALAGDDAAPQARAKPAPTVAAPAVPDAPAAPSAEPEPPAREAPVARGSVPPRPAPTPSARASAAPSLPPSPSPSPSREKPSPTPSPDRPSPKPTPPPPPQPAQGFPLAALPHSAYGDHRGPELETWRSGWVWQRRGLEVGGRRFVHGITVNSRSSVEIALNRQCTSFSAQAGVDGLSLFTDTPVRFSVYADGQRLWQSAALGHEDPPAAVQVPLAGRKTLRLVVERAGPGSLPTLASWADAVISCR
- a CDS encoding ATP-binding protein, whose product is MRYLILGVTEARDQSDALLPVGGARLRALLAALALRAGRPASVAELVDDVWGDDPPQDAPAALQALVARLRRTLGGRDTVHLAATGGYLLAAARDDVDLHRFELLAARGGQELADDPAAAARTLRTALALWRGPAFADLPEPARAAHAAAAEARRSGALRHRIEADLRSGATDPAALLPEIEALLHESPYDETLRAQQLRALRAAGRPADALAVYERTRRVLADALGTDPGPELAALHAELLQLPRSQSEPMPPLPLPLPYSEPEPVPEPQSETPAPPRPEPAPRGNLRPRLTSFVGREPELAALRADLARLRLVTLTGPGGSGKTRLAEHAAAAHPEAAWIVELARLDHPAAVPGAVLSALGLRESSLVAREAPTAAATDPAARLVEHCAHRRLLLVLDNCEHVIGAAAELAELLLTHCPGLRILATSREPLGVPGETVRPVEPLPPDPAHRLFADRGASARPGFSPAEDPAAVTEICARLDGLPLAIELAAARLRLLTPRQIAARLDDRFRLLTSGARTVLPRQQTLRAVVDWSWDLLDEPERTVLRRLSVFAGGCDLDAAEAVCADPRDKTPYDGTPYDTADVLGSLVDKSLVLAEPDEGHGRRYRMLETIHEYAAERAAAHPADARATARRHTAHYLAFAEEAEPLIRSAAQLPWIRRVETELDNLRAALHTTTVQDPDSDGDSHGDTEVAERLVFALGWFWWLRNYRAEGAEWTTRVLALTSRIPPEGSPAYWRHMRLQVLDMFLLAESNSAEKFRTPGYRDLAVRIKETFRHGSPETTLFPGMLWPATTFLSGTPHEFHADLDRSVANCRVHAGEWELGMVLMLRTHVTIDVTGGLAAVDADLAELHDIARRVGDRWTCAQVASAAGEVALSRGRYADARAEFEECLRLAREVGARVEAPFALARIADTAYRAGDTEGAAELLEEARQETDRYGGVYDVSTFARLLSALLALQQGDAARAREECERARAEAERFTVPAQLTAGLDTVDAVLTGRERGPAAGLARIGPALAAAVDARCAERILAGMAEAAALLLADADRPAEAVRALAAATVWRAGHPRSVPENAAVEGLPERTRAVLGQDRYGREERAGAALTPAAFAATLTTVLTGS